A segment of the Butyrivibrio fibrisolvens genome:
ATCGTTATGCAGGCTGCTTACAGCACATCAGCAGATGTATTCGGTACAAATTCAATCAGAGCTATCGGATGCCACTTCGCAAAAGATGCTGCTGGTAACGTATACTTCGTATTCGTAGTAGCAGGCTGATATCCTTCTTGAATCCTTGATTCAAGTAATATATCCCATATATCATCCAAAAACCCCGTCGCTTATGCGGCGGGGTTTTGCCATATAACATGGTCGCATATTGCAGACTAATGTGCTACAATTAAAAATTGCAAAAACATTCAATAATACATAAATTTGCAGATTTGGCGGTCTGCAGATTCGTTTTAGGGAGAATCAGATTATGGAAACAGTTTATAAGACTAAAGGCACATGCTCAACACAGATAAATCTCGATCTTGATGGAGACATCATAAAGTCCGTTTCATTCACAGGCGGATGCAATGGCAATCTTCAGGGTATCTCAAAGCTTGTTGAGGGAATGAAAGCAAGCGATGCGATCGCAAGACTTGAAGGAATCAGATGCGGCTTCAAACCAACTTCATGCCCTGACCAGCTTGCACAGGCTCTCAAAGCAGCAATTAACGCATAATAACAATCAGAGGTGTTGTATTTTGGCTAAGAAAATAGTACTCACAGGTGGCGGAACAGCAGGACATGTAACGCCCAATATAGCTCTTTTACCATATCTTAAGGAAAAGGGATATGAGGTTATCTACATAGGATCGTATGATGGCATTGAGAAAAAGCTCATTGCTGACTACGGCATTAAGTATTATGGAGTATCTACCGGCAAGTTCCGCAGATATTTCGATGCCAAAAATTTCTCAGATCCGTTCAGAGTTATCAAAGGATTTGCTGAGGCAAGGAAGATTCTTAAGGCAGAAAGACCCGACGTTCTTTTTTCCAAGGGAGGTTTTGTAAGTGTCCCTGTAGTTAATGCTGCAGCGAAACTTAAGATCCCATGCATCCTTCATGAATCCGACCTTACCCCGGGCCTTGCCAACAAGCTTTGCGTACACTCTGCAAGGAAAATATGCTGTAACTTCCCGGAGACCATGAACTACCTTCCGAAGGATAAGGCAGTCCTTACAGGAACTCCTATAAGAGATGAGCTTATGACAGGTAAAGCCATGGCAGGAAAAGAGCTTTGCGGTTTTACAGATGATAAGCCGGTTCTTATGGTAATCGGAGGAAGCCTTGGCGCTGCTTCTGTCAACGAAGTTGTACGTGAAGCCCTTCCCAAGATCCTTCCGTATTTCAACGTGGTACATATCTGTGGCAAGGAAAAAATGGACAACATGCGTCTCGACGTTCCCGGCTACAAGCAGTTTGAATATGTTAAGGCTGAGCTTAAAGACCTCTTTGCACTTGCAGACGTAGTGGTATCAAGAGCAGGTGCGAACTCTATATGTGAACTCTTAGCCCTTCATAAACCAAACCTCCTCATCCCGCTTTCAAGTAAGAACTCAAGAGGAGATCAGGAACTGAATGCAAAGTCCTTTGA
Coding sequences within it:
- a CDS encoding undecaprenyldiphospho-muramoylpentapeptide beta-N-acetylglucosaminyltransferase, with the translated sequence MAKKIVLTGGGTAGHVTPNIALLPYLKEKGYEVIYIGSYDGIEKKLIADYGIKYYGVSTGKFRRYFDAKNFSDPFRVIKGFAEARKILKAERPDVLFSKGGFVSVPVVNAAAKLKIPCILHESDLTPGLANKLCVHSARKICCNFPETMNYLPKDKAVLTGTPIRDELMTGKAMAGKELCGFTDDKPVLMVIGGSLGAASVNEVVREALPKILPYFNVVHICGKEKMDNMRLDVPGYKQFEYVKAELKDLFALADVVVSRAGANSICELLALHKPNLLIPLSSKNSRGDQELNAKSFEQQGFSEVILSEDLDEDILVEKIHEIYEERDKYMAKMTGSGQRNAIQSIMSLIEEAVSK
- a CDS encoding TIGR03905 family TSCPD domain-containing protein, with product METVYKTKGTCSTQINLDLDGDIIKSVSFTGGCNGNLQGISKLVEGMKASDAIARLEGIRCGFKPTSCPDQLAQALKAAINA